The segment CGTCCCATCTGTTCAAGTTCCTCCATCTCCAGAAATGACGGGATAATAAATGAGGTATTTGTCATAACTGCTTCAGCTAGTTCACGATACCTGCCTGCCTGATCAGACTCCGGCTCATATTCGATTACTGTCATGGTGTTGAGCTCAGCATGCTGGACTATTTCATCCCTAGGAATATACGTGAGGACACGTGATCCAACTGATTTTGCGAATGCCTCAACCAGTTCTTTCTCCCCCGGTGTATTACGGGCATTACAGATAATTCCTCCAAGACGACAGATTTGTCGGGAATTTTGGGATATTCTGGCGATGGCTTTACAAATATTGTTGGCTGCGTACAGTGCCATCAGTTCGCCTGAAGTCACCAGATAGATCTCCTGGGCATATCCTTTTCTCATTGGCATGGCAAACCCGCCACAGACCACATCTCCAAGAACATCGTACAGGATAACATCCCCTTTGAATGCATCAAGCCGTTCAAGGAGTTGGAATGTGGCAATTATCCCCCGACCTGCACAACCAACCCCTGGTTCCGGTCCGCCTGCCTCGACACACCGGATCCCCCTGTAGCCCTCAAAAATGACATCTGAAGAACCAAGGTTTGCTTCTCCCTTTTCTCTGATCAGGTCCAGAACTGTAGGGATCAGCCTTCCCTGCATCAGCATCCGTGTGCTGTCACGTTTAGGATCACACCCGATCTGCATCACGGCAAGGTTCCGATCTGCCAGAGCTGCAGAAAGGTTAGAAGAGGTGGTAGATTTCCCAATACCCCCTTTGCCATAGATGGCGATCTGTTTCATTGCTCATACGTGGGAGTGGGAGTGGTATAAGGATTTTAGTGTAACACGGTATGATTTGATTATGTGAAAGGAAATGTCAGGTATTCTAAAGTATACAATTGAATCTCTTTCATTTCATCAGGCATTTTTTAAAAAAGGGTTTTCTGAATCAATCAAATGTTGCCATTATCCTTTCAATTGTTTAGAATCAATGTGTATCCGGTGATTGATGATTTGCCAGGAGATGATAAGTCGCACGAGATCTGAACCTGCAATGACCTCCTTTCCTGTAAAAATATCTATCGGATGAACATCTGTCTGTTTTTCGATGTTACGTTCAATCCTGTGAATTGTCTCGTGGGAGAGTTCTCCATCTATGGTCAAAGATCTGATCCTGCGATTATCGAGATCAAGGGTCCCACATTCCAGTAAGAAATCATGGGTTGAACGGGTAAAAAGTCCGCACAGATCGATATTGAGTTCGACATCTTCAAAGCAGGTTTCGGGAGGTTTCATGCCAAGAGTAATTCGGTAGACATTACGGGAAATCCCGAGTGCTTTGCTATATCCAGAATAAGCGATTCTGATGACTGTTCCCGCTGATGCACGCTGTGGGAGGACAAACCTTCTGTAATCAGGTTCACGTTTCTGGATCTCCTCAAGGGCTGCCTCGGGAGTGTAGTTTCTTTTGCCAACATCTCGTCTTAATTTCCAGTCGTACTTTACTTCATTATCAGGATCTACGAAGATGGTGTAATCCATGTGCTGTAATAGAGCAGGTGTGGCAAAGGGATGGAGCCCCTCAAGAATAATAAATTTTGTCGGGTAAAATGTAATCGGATTTTGAAATGTTCCGGTTGCATGCGAGTACACCGGTTTTTCTATAGGTTTGCCCATTTTCAGGGTTGCAACATCACGTGCCAGACGGTCTAGATCATTTGCTACCGGATTGAGAGGAGTGATCTTCCGTTGCGCCCGTTCGTTCCGGTCATAAAGATGGTAATCATCCAATGTAATTGTTGAAACAATATCAGGTCCGAAGATTGCAGTGATAGCATCTGAAAATGTGGTCTTTCCGGATCCTGAATCACCTGCAACGCCAATGATATAGATATATGACGATGCCTGAATGCTGTCGTGAAAAGTAACCCGTGTCATTTGGTTTGTAAAAAAATGGAATATTCTGGCAGATATCTGCTTTAATAGGATTATTTTGCACTGGTCCACAGACCATGGACTGTGCAGTATTCTCTTGCAACTACGTCAGTTGTTTCACAGGGGAATTCTGCTTCTGGTTTTTCACCGGGAGAGAGTCTTTTGATGAAGTAATAGGCTCCACCATGAACCTCGATCCATTCAATGTAGTGCTTTTCTTCCATCGGATGAGGCACTTCACCACACTTGACAAGGATACCTGTTGCAGTTTTCTCAATAACTGGAACATGTTTTTCCTTTCCCTGATCTGCAGTTTTTTCTACCTGTTTTACCATATCAGCGCCGCAACAAACCAGGTTGCCGGCAGCCGGGTGAAAAACAACGGTAATATTTCCACACTTCTCACATTTGTATACTTCATAGAGTTCTGTCATGTTCTCCTCTTTGCAGACTGAAAGGATTCTGCACGTACTGTTGATTTAGCAGACTGTGAGATAATGATTGTTATCACCGAACGTTCGTAATGACAATAATAAATGAAGAGCGGAAAAGCGGGATATTGGATAGCATATTCAGAGTAAAGCGGAAGGTCCCGCCTGGAAAAAAAGGAAAATCCGGGTCTTTATAATACAAATAATAATAATTATTATATTATTATGTACTTAAAGCGGGAGCTTACGTGTATGTATTATCTTCCATACCCGTTATCCTTATACTCCATATGCATCTAACTCCCGCCTTCCCGCTCTCTTTATGTATACGAGGAATAGATCAGTTCATTATTCAAACGAAAAAAGAATTGCTGGTCGATTTCTCCCGAATATATATCCGACTTTCCGCCCTGAATATTTCACGTTGACAATGGTGGTGATATCTGAATTAAACCAAGGAAAAAACTGAGAAATATTATTTAATTACCAATGTGTCCTGACTGTGTTTTTCTGCAATACTATTAGCAAGTGCTTGTAACTCGACCTGGGCTTTCTCATTCGGTGCGCCCTGAATATATACCGGGCTTAACAGTTCTGCCTTGATATGTGAGATCATAGATGTAAGGGTATCCACTGTCTTTCCTCCCCACCCGTATGACCCGATGATTGATGCATATCTGGTTTTAGGTTTGATAAGGTTGGCAAGATAGGCAACTGAGACCATGTCAGGATGAGGACCGAAGAGAACCGTTGGTGTAGCAAAGACCACTGTTGCAGCATCGACCAGTTCCATTGCAAGCGCTCCTGTATCCGGATTTGTAACTTTGAATGGTTTCACTCCGACTCCACGCTCTAGAAGCAATTCGGTAAGGAAATTCATCATCTGGCTGGTACTTCCATGCATGGAGACATAGGGTATGAGAACAAGATTTTTCACCCGGTCACTGGTCCATTCTTCATACAGATCCAGAATCAGTGATGCCGGTTTTACCAGGGGACCATGACTCGGTGCAATGATCGAGATCTTCATCTCCTTCAGCTGGCTCATGTACTTGACGATACTTGACCTGAAGGGCATCATGATCTCACCATAATACCTCTTTGCCAGGATCTCCTCACGGGCCATGTCCTGCACAAACAGATCTGATGTAGCATAATGAGAGCCAAATAGGTCACATGAGAAGAGGATCTCCTCTTCAGGGCAGTAGGTCATCATCGTCTCTGGCCAGTGAACCCAGGGCGCTGATATGAATGAGAGTGTCCTATCTCCCAGATTGATAGAATCGCCAGAGTTTACAACCTGACATCGTCCTGCTGGGACATCAAGCAGAAGAGCGAGAAGTTCCTGACATTTCTGTGAACAACAGACTTTCGCTCCCGGAAAGAGTTCAAGCAGCATCGGCAGGCATCCTGCATGATCCTGTTCGGCGTGATTGATAACGATGTAATCAAGCCTGTTAATGCCGAGTCTTATTAGGTTTCCAATAAATTCTTCTTGTTTCGACGGATCTGACGTATCAATGAGCGCTGTCTTTTCGCTTCCTTTAACGTAATATGAGTTATATGATGTTCCTTCAGGAAGGGGAACCAGTTCATCAAATATCCGTCGGTTCCAGTCAATGACACCAACTGTATAGATCTGCTCACTTATTTGACGGACAGCCATGGTAATCCTCGGCCAGCATTGCTGGCTAATACATGTCAGATAGGATGGATAACTGGATAAAGGGATAAGATTATCTGAAACAACTCCAATAAGGAGCCAGGATATGCCTGAGTTCATCGGTTGTTTTCATTACATGAGATAGTGCCGTATCTGAAACTGACCGGTGAAGAAGCCCTAGGAACGTATCTGGTTCTCTGATATGAGAGATATCAAGTCCTGCCATGGCAGCGATGATACCAAGGTTAATATACGGAAGCCCTCCTTCAACGCTGTATCCGCCTTCCAGGATCACAACCAGTCGTCCCATACAGATGCTATCAGCAAGGATGCATATCTCCTGCATCATGGTAGCATAACCTCTGGCAGTTAGGGCGAGACCAGTAAGAGGATCAGTGAAATGGTTGTCCTGTCCGGCAGAGATGACGATACAATCAGGCTGAAATTCCTCGGCAAGGGGGATGATGATCTCACGAAGCAGGTAATGGTATACCTGATCTGAACTGCCACCAGGAACTGGCATGTTTACCGTGTACCCTGTTCCCTCTCCCGTTCCGATCTCATCAATCTGGCCGGAACCTGGATAAAACGGAAACTGGTGTATTGAACAGAAGAGAACTGAGGGATCGTCTTCAAAGATATCCTGGGTTCCGTTGCCATGATGAGCATCCCAGTCCAGAATCATAACCCGTCTCATCCCTCTTCGCTGGCACTGTCTTACTGCAATAGCCACATTGTTGAGATAACAAAAGCCACCTCCATGAGAACGCCCGGCATGGTGGCCCGGAGGACGAGAGAGGACAAAAGCATTTCTCACTTCCTGGTTAAGAACAGCGTTTACTGCAGTAACTGCTCCACCGGCTGCGAGCAGTGCATCACTAATAAGGCCCCTAGGGATCAGGGTATCATAATCGATCATACCCCTGGTAATGCTTGCTTCTTCAAGAAATTTCAAATAAATTTCATCATGAACTAAAAGCACCTCACTTCTCGTTGCTTTTCTGGGTTCTATCAGACGGATATCTGAAAGATCAAAGATCCCTTCCTCGGTTAACTGATCTATGGTATAGGCAAGGCGTTCACTTCTTTCCGGATGGGTTGGGCTCTGCTCATGGCGAA is part of the Methanospirillum lacunae genome and harbors:
- the cfbC gene encoding Ni-sirohydrochlorin a,c-diamide reductive cyclase ATP-dependent reductase subunit, which encodes MKQIAIYGKGGIGKSTTSSNLSAALADRNLAVMQIGCDPKRDSTRMLMQGRLIPTVLDLIREKGEANLGSSDVIFEGYRGIRCVEAGGPEPGVGCAGRGIIATFQLLERLDAFKGDVILYDVLGDVVCGGFAMPMRKGYAQEIYLVTSGELMALYAANNICKAIARISQNSRQICRLGGIICNARNTPGEKELVEAFAKSVGSRVLTYIPRDEIVQHAELNTMTVIEYEPESDQAGRYRELAEAVMTNTSFIIPSFLEMEELEQMGRSFLTPRSGVRER
- a CDS encoding phosphoribulokinase, with the translated sequence MTRVTFHDSIQASSYIYIIGVAGDSGSGKTTFSDAITAIFGPDIVSTITLDDYHLYDRNERAQRKITPLNPVANDLDRLARDVATLKMGKPIEKPVYSHATGTFQNPITFYPTKFIILEGLHPFATPALLQHMDYTIFVDPDNEVKYDWKLRRDVGKRNYTPEAALEEIQKREPDYRRFVLPQRASAGTVIRIAYSGYSKALGISRNVYRITLGMKPPETCFEDVELNIDLCGLFTRSTHDFLLECGTLDLDNRRIRSLTIDGELSHETIHRIERNIEKQTDVHPIDIFTGKEVIAGSDLVRLIISWQIINHRIHIDSKQLKG
- a CDS encoding desulfoferrodoxin yields the protein MTELYEVYKCEKCGNITVVFHPAAGNLVCCGADMVKQVEKTADQGKEKHVPVIEKTATGILVKCGEVPHPMEEKHYIEWIEVHGGAYYFIKRLSPGEKPEAEFPCETTDVVAREYCTVHGLWTSAK
- a CDS encoding FprA family A-type flavoprotein translates to MNSGISWLLIGVVSDNLIPLSSYPSYLTCISQQCWPRITMAVRQISEQIYTVGVIDWNRRIFDELVPLPEGTSYNSYYVKGSEKTALIDTSDPSKQEEFIGNLIRLGINRLDYIVINHAEQDHAGCLPMLLELFPGAKVCCSQKCQELLALLLDVPAGRCQVVNSGDSINLGDRTLSFISAPWVHWPETMMTYCPEEEILFSCDLFGSHYATSDLFVQDMAREEILAKRYYGEIMMPFRSSIVKYMSQLKEMKISIIAPSHGPLVKPASLILDLYEEWTSDRVKNLVLIPYVSMHGSTSQMMNFLTELLLERGVGVKPFKVTNPDTGALAMELVDAATVVFATPTVLFGPHPDMVSVAYLANLIKPKTRYASIIGSYGWGGKTVDTLTSMISHIKAELLSPVYIQGAPNEKAQVELQALANSIAEKHSQDTLVIK
- a CDS encoding histone deacetylase family protein produces the protein MTTGIIFAQAYLRHEQSPTHPERSERLAYTIDQLTEEGIFDLSDIRLIEPRKATRSEVLLVHDEIYLKFLEEASITRGMIDYDTLIPRGLISDALLAAGGAVTAVNAVLNQEVRNAFVLSRPPGHHAGRSHGGGFCYLNNVAIAVRQCQRRGMRRVMILDWDAHHGNGTQDIFEDDPSVLFCSIHQFPFYPGSGQIDEIGTGEGTGYTVNMPVPGGSSDQVYHYLLREIIIPLAEEFQPDCIVISAGQDNHFTDPLTGLALTARGYATMMQEICILADSICMGRLVVILEGGYSVEGGLPYINLGIIAAMAGLDISHIREPDTFLGLLHRSVSDTALSHVMKTTDELRHILAPYWSCFR